A section of the Acanthochromis polyacanthus isolate Apoly-LR-REF ecotype Palm Island chromosome 1, KAUST_Apoly_ChrSc, whole genome shotgun sequence genome encodes:
- the LOC127533751 gene encoding uncharacterized protein LOC127533751 isoform X1, translated as MNPEYLSEDKTALQRFNTRFLNIYRFLNIYRSMNIYRFLNIYRFLNIYRSMNIYRFLNIYRFLNIYRSMNIYRFLNIYRFLNIYRSLNIYRSMNIYRSLNIYRSMNIYRFLNIYRSLNIYRSMNIYRFLNIYRSMNIYRFLNIYRFLNIYRSMNIYRFLNIYRFLNIYRSMNIYRFLNIYRFLNIYRSMNIYRFLNIYRFLNIYRSLNIYRFLNIYRSMNIYRFLNIYRSMNIYRFLNIYRFLNIYRSMNIYRFLNIYRSMNIYRSMKIYRSMNIYRSLNIYRSMKIYRSMNIYRFLNIYRSMNIYRSMNIYRSMNIYRSLNIYRSMNIYRFLNIYRFLNIYRSMNIYRFLNIYRSMNIYRSMKIYRSMNIYRSLNIYRSMKIYRSLNIYRSLNIYRSLNIYRSMNIYRFLNIYRSLNIYRSMNIYRSLNIYRILF; from the exons ATGAACCCAGAGTACCTGTCTGAGGACAAAACAGCTCTGCAACGCTTCAACACAAGGTTCCTGAACATCTACAGGTTCCTGAACATCTACAGGTCCATGAACATCTACAGGTTCCTGAACATCTACAGGTTCCTGAACATCTACAGGTCCATGAACATCTACAGGTTCCTGAACATCTACAGGTTCCTGAACATCTACAGGTCCATGAACATCTACAGGTTCCTGAACATCTACAGGTTCCTGAACATCTACAGGTCCCTGAACATCTACAGGTCCATGAACATCTACAGGTCCCTGAACATCTACAGGTCCATGAACATCTACAGGTTCCTGAACATCTACAGGTCCCTGAACATCTACAGGTCCATGAACATCTACAGGTTCCTGAACATCTACAGGTCCATGAACATCTACAGGTTCCTGAACATCTACAGGTTCCTGAACATCTACAGGTCCATGAACATCTACAGGTTCCTGAACATCTACAGGTTCCTGAACATCTACAGGTCCATGAACATCTACAGGTTCCTGAACATCTACAGGTTCCTGAACATCTACAGGTCCATGAACATCTACAGGTTCCTGAACATCTACAGGTTCCTGAACATCTACAGGTCCCTGAACATCTACAGGTTCCTGAACATCTACAGGTCCATGAACATCTACAGGTTCCTGAACATCTACAGGTCCATGAACATCTACAGGTTCCTGAACATCTACAGGTTCCTGAACATCTACAGGTCCATGAACATCTACAGGTTCCTGAACATCTACAGGTCCATGAACATCTACAGGTCCATGAAGATCTACAGGTCCATGAACATCTACAGGTCCCTGAACATCTACAGGTCCATGAAGATCTACAGGTCCATGAACATCTACAGGTTCCTGAACATCTACAGGTCCATGAACATCTACAGGTCCATGAACATCTACAGGTCCATGAACATCTACAGGTCCCTGAACATCTACAGGTCCATGAACATCTACAGGTTCCTGAACATCTACAGGTTCCTGAACATCTACAGGTCCATGAACATCTACAGGTTCCTGAACATCTACAGGTCCATGAACATCTACAGGTCCATGAAGATCTACAGGTCCATGAACATCTACAGGTCCCTGAACATCTACAGGTCCATGAAGATCTACAGGTCCCTGAACATCTACAGGTCCCTGAACATCTACAGGTCCCTGAACATCTACAG GTCCATGAACATCTACAGGTTCCTGAACATCTACAGGTCCCTGAACATCTACAGGTCCATGAACATCTACAGGTCCCTGAACATCTACAGGATCCTGTTCTGA
- the LOC127533751 gene encoding uncharacterized protein LOC127533751 isoform X2 yields the protein MNPEYLSEDKTALQRFNTRFLNIYRFLNIYRSMNIYRFLNIYRFLNIYRSMNIYRFLNIYRFLNIYRSMNIYRFLNIYRFLNIYRSLNIYRSMNIYRSLNIYRSMNIYRFLNIYRSLNIYRSMNIYRFLNIYRSMNIYRFLNIYRFLNIYRSMNIYRFLNIYRFLNIYRSMNIYRFLNIYRFLNIYRSMNIYRFLNIYRFLNIYRSLNIYRFLNIYRSMNIYRFLNIYRSMNIYRFLNIYRFLNIYRSMNIYRFLNIYRSMNIYRSMKIYRSMNIYRSLNIYRSMKIYRSMNIYRFLNIYRSMNIYRSMNIYRSMNIYRSLNIYRSMNIYRFLNIYRFLNIYRSMNIYRFLNIYRSMNIYRSMKIYRSMNIYRSLNIYRSMKIYRSLNIYRSLNIYRSLNIYRSMNIYRSLNIYRSMNIYRSLNIYRILF from the exons ATGAACCCAGAGTACCTGTCTGAGGACAAAACAGCTCTGCAACGCTTCAACACAAGGTTCCTGAACATCTACAGGTTCCTGAACATCTACAGGTCCATGAACATCTACAGGTTCCTGAACATCTACAGGTTCCTGAACATCTACAGGTCCATGAACATCTACAGGTTCCTGAACATCTACAGGTTCCTGAACATCTACAGGTCCATGAACATCTACAGGTTCCTGAACATCTACAGGTTCCTGAACATCTACAGGTCCCTGAACATCTACAGGTCCATGAACATCTACAGGTCCCTGAACATCTACAGGTCCATGAACATCTACAGGTTCCTGAACATCTACAGGTCCCTGAACATCTACAGGTCCATGAACATCTACAGGTTCCTGAACATCTACAGGTCCATGAACATCTACAGGTTCCTGAACATCTACAGGTTCCTGAACATCTACAGGTCCATGAACATCTACAGGTTCCTGAACATCTACAGGTTCCTGAACATCTACAGGTCCATGAACATCTACAGGTTCCTGAACATCTACAGGTTCCTGAACATCTACAGGTCCATGAACATCTACAGGTTCCTGAACATCTACAGGTTCCTGAACATCTACAGGTCCCTGAACATCTACAGGTTCCTGAACATCTACAGGTCCATGAACATCTACAGGTTCCTGAACATCTACAGGTCCATGAACATCTACAGGTTCCTGAACATCTACAGGTTCCTGAACATCTACAGGTCCATGAACATCTACAGGTTCCTGAACATCTACAGGTCCATGAACATCTACAGGTCCATGAAGATCTACAGGTCCATGAACATCTACAGGTCCCTGAACATCTACAGGTCCATGAAGATCTACAGGTCCATGAACATCTACAGGTTCCTGAACATCTACAGGTCCATGAACATCTACAGGTCCATGAACATCTACAGGTCCATGAACATCTACAGGTCCCTGAACATCTACAGGTCCATGAACATCTACAGGTTCCTGAACATCTACAGGTTCCTGAACATCTACAGGTCCATGAACATCTACAGGTTCCTGAACATCTACAGGTCCATGAACATCTACAGGTCCATGAAGATCTACAGGTCCATGAACATCTACAGGTCCCTGAACATCTACAGGTCCATGAAGATCTACAGGTCCCTGAACATCTACAGGTCCCTGAACATCTACAGGTCCCTGAACATCTACAGGTCCATGAACATCTACAG GTCCCTGAACATCTACAGGTCCATGAACATCTACAGGTCCCTGAACATCTACAGGATCCTGTTCTGA
- the LOC127533751 gene encoding uncharacterized protein LOC127533751 isoform X3 — protein sequence MNPEYLSEDKTALQRFNTRFLNIYRFLNIYRSMNIYRFLNIYRFLNIYRSMNIYRFLNIYRFLNIYRSMNIYRFLNIYRFLNIYRSLNIYRSMNIYRSLNIYRSMNIYRFLNIYRSLNIYRSMNIYRFLNIYRSMNIYRFLNIYRFLNIYRSMNIYRFLNIYRFLNIYRSMNIYRFLNIYRFLNIYRSMNIYRFLNIYRFLNIYRSLNIYRFLNIYRSMNIYRFLNIYRSMNIYRFLNIYRFLNIYRSMNIYRFLNIYRSMNIYRSMKIYRSMNIYRSLNIYRSMKIYRSMNIYRFLNIYRSMNIYRSMNIYRSMNIYRSLNIYRSLNIYRSLNIYRSMNIYRSLNIYRSMNIYRSLNIYRILF from the exons ATGAACCCAGAGTACCTGTCTGAGGACAAAACAGCTCTGCAACGCTTCAACACAAGGTTCCTGAACATCTACAGGTTCCTGAACATCTACAGGTCCATGAACATCTACAGGTTCCTGAACATCTACAGGTTCCTGAACATCTACAGGTCCATGAACATCTACAGGTTCCTGAACATCTACAGGTTCCTGAACATCTACAGGTCCATGAACATCTACAGGTTCCTGAACATCTACAGGTTCCTGAACATCTACAGGTCCCTGAACATCTACAGGTCCATGAACATCTACAGGTCCCTGAACATCTACAGGTCCATGAACATCTACAGGTTCCTGAACATCTACAGGTCCCTGAACATCTACAGGTCCATGAACATCTACAGGTTCCTGAACATCTACAGGTCCATGAACATCTACAGGTTCCTGAACATCTACAGGTTCCTGAACATCTACAGGTCCATGAACATCTACAGGTTCCTGAACATCTACAGGTTCCTGAACATCTACAGGTCCATGAACATCTACAGGTTCCTGAACATCTACAGGTTCCTGAACATCTACAGGTCCATGAACATCTACAGGTTCCTGAACATCTACAGGTTCCTGAACATCTACAGGTCCCTGAACATCTACAGGTTCCTGAACATCTACAGGTCCATGAACATCTACAGGTTCCTGAACATCTACAGGTCCATGAACATCTACAGGTTCCTGAACATCTACAGGTTCCTGAACATCTACAGGTCCATGAACATCTACAGGTTCCTGAACATCTACAGGTCCATGAACATCTACAGGTCCATGAAGATCTACAGGTCCATGAACATCTACAGGTCCCTGAACATCTACAGGTCCATGAAGATCTACAGGTCCATGAACATCTACAGGTTCCTGAACATCTACAGGTCCATGAACATCTACAGGTCCATGAACATCTACAGGTCCATGAACATCTACAG GTCCCTGAACATCTACAGGTCCCTGAACATCTACAGGTCCCTGAACATCTACAGGTCCATGAACATCTACAG GTCCCTGAACATCTACAGGTCCATGAACATCTACAGGTCCCTGAACATCTACAGGATCCTGTTCTGA